The following are from one region of the Silene latifolia isolate original U9 population chromosome 9, ASM4854445v1, whole genome shotgun sequence genome:
- the LOC141601095 gene encoding uncharacterized protein LOC141601095 encodes MKMIMMMMMTMMTMRKRMRMRTRGLKMKMIKLMAGAGRGRKRGGGSGGGQSTRPEQEEEFVPEDPMQTDGDGEESDATDETPRVPIRYTSDHKMILEPAGLWFMDNCVVRGVTKSTKTNFVGPIPTSWTQASQAQRDAWFNNFRQAYAWSPSQERNVRIRYEEVGTRRYRDVIWKVVRRPKEPEHMKGDKYEGLIKHTKTPAFQKKSKQASLNKRGGKEDAVNEPTHFAGSRSFWNRMLGVSLSIISHFFFCFQCNMFILCYIFC; translated from the exons atgaagatgattatgatgatgatgatgacgatgatgacgatgaggaagaggatgaggatgaggacgaggggtttgaagatgaagatgattaaattg atggctggagcaggtcgaggtaggaagcgtggaggcggctcaggaggaggacagagtacgcgtccggagcaggaggaggagtttgtgccggaggatccgatgcagacagacggtgacggtgaggagagtgacgctaccgacgagacaccacgggtgccgatacggtacacttcggatcataAGATGATCCTtgagccggcgggattatg gtttatggacaattgcgtggtacgaggtgtcacgaaaagcacgaagactaatttcgtgggtccaattcctacatcgtggacacaagcttctcaAGCACAAAGAGatgcgtggttcaataactttcgg caagcatatgcttggtcaccgtctcaagaacggaatgtccgtatcaggtacgaggaagtcggtactcgacgatatcgggacgtgatttggaaggtagttaggcgcccaaaggaaccagagcacatgaaag gtgacaagtatgaaggcttaataaagcataccaaaactcccgcttttcagaagaagtctaagcaagcatccctcaacaaaagaggaggaaaggaagacgccgtgaacgagcctactcatttcgcgggttcacgatcgttctggaatcgtatgttgggggtaagtttgtctattatttcacacttttttttttgttttcaatgcaacatgtttattttatgttacattttttgttga